One stretch of Microcoleus sp. FACHB-672 DNA includes these proteins:
- a CDS encoding DALR anticodon-binding domain-containing protein → MSVNFDLSATKLPALKRSLEGRLQAAIRLHGPTSQTLASAALEVFPESITLLRAKDTNRILYLCPIALKLAKIWQMSAMDIATKITAYLLHIAPINAGSLDFTVQAVPPGWIHLHLTNAGLANWLQCLTQGIDPFPLKEYLLEREGEGQVQQPASVILSKPGIGIAGEKGKQGADKSQDAFHSSKSLFAIQYAHARCCSLLRLAHWDGTITLSALHPELCSPFWHLLAPNPIPWLNAEVFPSPALRFVQPAEWGLISQLVDTLDALSLPPADHRLSEWLKLATALSTAFESFYSACRLWGEVKTETPQLAQARLGLIMATQSVLRLILQDLFGVCAPVEL, encoded by the coding sequence GTGAGTGTGAATTTTGATTTATCTGCTACTAAATTACCGGCTCTTAAGCGGTCGTTGGAGGGCCGGCTACAAGCTGCCATCCGGCTGCACGGCCCAACCTCCCAAACATTAGCCTCTGCTGCCTTAGAAGTTTTTCCAGAGTCTATAACCTTACTCCGGGCAAAAGATACAAATCGAATTCTGTACCTTTGTCCGATAGCGTTAAAACTGGCTAAAATCTGGCAGATGTCTGCAATGGATATTGCAACTAAAATTACAGCTTATTTATTACACATTGCCCCAATCAATGCCGGCAGCCTGGATTTTACTGTTCAAGCTGTCCCTCCCGGTTGGATTCATTTGCACCTAACAAACGCTGGCTTGGCGAACTGGTTGCAATGCCTTACTCAGGGGATAGATCCTTTCCCGCTTAAAGAATATCTGTTGGAACGAGAGGGAGAAGGGCAGGTGCAACAACCGGCATCGGTAATCTTATCCAAGCCAGGGATAGGGATAGCCGGCGAAAAAGGGAAACAGGGGGCAGATAAGTCCCAAGATGCTTTTCATTCTTCTAAAAGCCTTTTTGCTATTCAGTATGCTCACGCTCGCTGCTGCTCACTTCTGCGCTTGGCACATTGGGACGGCACGATCACCCTCAGCGCTCTCCATCCTGAACTCTGCTCCCCATTTTGGCATCTACTCGCCCCCAACCCTATCCCCTGGCTCAACGCTGAAGTCTTCCCCTCTCCCGCCCTACGGTTCGTGCAGCCAGCAGAATGGGGCTTAATTTCCCAGTTAGTTGACACCCTAGATGCTTTATCCTTGCCACCGGCAGATCACCGGCTCAGTGAGTGGCTGAAACTGGCGACTGCTTTGAGTACGGCGTTTGAGAGCTTCTACAGCGCTTGTCGGCTTTGGGGCGAGGTTAAAACTGAAACGCCACAACTTGCCCAAGCAAGATTGGGTTTGATCATGGCTACCCAATCGGTGCTGCGGTTAATTCTGCAAGACTTGTTCGGTGTTTGTGCGCCGGTGGAACTTTAA
- the lipA gene encoding lipoyl synthase — translation MPNQNQQPSVTPSSNKHLRAEIEAMPEWLRRPIGKASQLSTVQRIIKQRQIHTICEEGRCPNRGECYSQKTATFLLMGPVCTRSCAFCQVDKGHAPMPLDPEEPQKVADAVQQLGLRYVVLTSVARDDLPDSGASWFVATIEAVRRLNPQTEIEVLTADFWGGHSEEIPPAQQQRQRIETVVKANPACYNHNIETVRRLQGPVRRGAKYERSLDVLRIVKEINPSIPTKSGLMLGHGETEAEIIEAMKDLREAGCDRITLGQYMRPSLEHLPVQKYWTPEEFSRLGEIATEMGFSHVRSGPLVRSSYHAGERE, via the coding sequence ATGCCTAACCAAAATCAGCAACCTTCTGTAACTCCATCTTCAAACAAACATCTGAGGGCAGAAATTGAAGCGATGCCAGAGTGGCTGCGACGCCCTATCGGTAAAGCCAGCCAACTTTCGACAGTTCAAAGAATTATTAAGCAGCGCCAGATCCACACCATTTGTGAAGAGGGCCGGTGTCCCAACAGAGGTGAGTGCTATTCACAGAAAACCGCAACATTTCTGCTCATGGGTCCAGTTTGCACCCGTTCCTGTGCGTTTTGTCAAGTGGATAAAGGTCATGCGCCGATGCCTTTAGATCCTGAGGAACCCCAGAAGGTAGCCGACGCCGTGCAGCAATTGGGCTTACGTTATGTTGTCCTGACATCTGTTGCCAGAGATGACTTGCCCGATAGCGGGGCCAGCTGGTTTGTGGCGACAATAGAAGCGGTGCGCCGGCTCAATCCCCAAACTGAGATTGAAGTGCTCACCGCCGATTTTTGGGGCGGTCATTCTGAGGAGATTCCACCGGCACAGCAGCAGCGCCAACGCATTGAGACAGTCGTTAAAGCAAATCCCGCCTGTTATAACCACAATATTGAAACCGTCAGACGCTTGCAGGGGCCGGTGCGCCGGGGTGCGAAGTATGAGCGATCGCTGGATGTGTTGCGGATCGTTAAAGAAATTAATCCCAGCATTCCCACCAAATCAGGGTTAATGCTGGGACACGGGGAAACAGAAGCGGAAATAATCGAGGCAATGAAAGATTTGCGAGAAGCCGGCTGTGATCGCATCACCTTGGGACAGTATATGCGTCCTTCTTTAGAACACCTGCCGGTGCAAAAATATTGGACACCCGAAGAATTTAGCCGGCTGGGCGAAATCGCCACAGAAATGGGCTTTTCCCACGTCCGATCTGGCCCATTGGTTCGCAGTTCGTATCATGCTGGGGAGAGGGAATAG
- a CDS encoding alanine/glycine:cation symporter family protein, protein MKRTWLLFLLILALPSAALAAETAAPGGFLDAIDAVFAQMVEAMSGLLFLSIGGMPFIVLWLIGGAIFFTIRMGFVNIRAFKHAIYVVRGHYDDPAEEGEVTHFQALSAALSATVGLGNIAGVAIAIKLGGPGAMFWMTLAGLLGMSSKFVECTLGLKYRLISPDGRVSGGPMYFLSRGLAEVGLRPLGKVLAIFFAIFCIGGSFGGGNMFQANQSFAAVAQVLPVFAGRSWLYGLVIAFLVALVIIGGIRRIGAVAELLVPAMCLLYVLASLWILLLNIPEIPGAFATVVREAFSPTAVEGGFIGVLVQGVRRASFSNEAGIGSASIAHSAARTHEPVREGIVALLEPFIDTVVICNMTAIVVILTGVYSNPATANLDGIYMTSAAFSTVISWFPAILAISVFLFAFSTMISWSYYGERAWAYLFGENTTIFYKALFVICVFIGSVVNLRSVLDFSDMMILTMAFPNMLGGFLLSGKVAADLKNYMDRLNRGEMPVYK, encoded by the coding sequence ATGAAACGAACCTGGCTTTTATTTTTACTGATTCTGGCCTTACCTAGCGCCGCCCTCGCTGCGGAAACAGCAGCCCCAGGCGGCTTTTTAGATGCCATTGATGCTGTCTTCGCCCAGATGGTTGAGGCAATGTCTGGGCTGCTGTTCTTAAGCATCGGCGGGATGCCCTTTATTGTGCTGTGGCTGATTGGCGGTGCAATCTTCTTTACCATCCGGATGGGTTTTGTTAACATTCGGGCTTTCAAGCACGCTATCTACGTGGTTCGGGGGCATTATGACGACCCAGCGGAAGAGGGCGAAGTCACGCACTTTCAAGCTTTATCGGCTGCCTTGTCGGCAACAGTGGGGCTGGGTAACATTGCCGGCGTGGCTATTGCCATCAAGCTAGGCGGCCCGGGCGCGATGTTTTGGATGACCCTCGCCGGCCTATTGGGCATGAGTAGCAAGTTTGTTGAGTGTACCCTGGGCCTTAAATACCGGCTGATCAGCCCAGATGGCCGTGTTTCTGGTGGCCCCATGTACTTTTTATCTCGCGGACTCGCTGAGGTTGGCTTACGCCCACTGGGTAAGGTTCTAGCAATTTTCTTTGCGATCTTCTGCATCGGCGGGTCTTTCGGCGGGGGCAATATGTTCCAAGCCAACCAATCCTTTGCCGCCGTCGCCCAAGTTTTGCCGGTTTTTGCTGGCCGCAGTTGGCTGTACGGTTTAGTGATTGCCTTTTTGGTTGCCCTCGTCATTATCGGCGGAATTCGTCGCATTGGGGCAGTGGCAGAACTGTTAGTGCCGGCTATGTGCCTCCTCTATGTCTTAGCTTCCCTGTGGATTCTGCTGTTGAACATCCCGGAAATCCCTGGTGCTTTTGCCACGGTTGTCAGGGAAGCGTTTTCTCCTACAGCCGTTGAGGGAGGCTTTATTGGGGTACTTGTGCAGGGGGTGAGACGCGCGTCTTTCTCCAACGAGGCGGGGATTGGATCGGCATCCATCGCCCACTCAGCCGCCCGGACTCATGAGCCGGTTCGTGAAGGAATTGTCGCCCTGCTAGAACCCTTTATCGACACGGTGGTGATCTGCAATATGACTGCAATTGTCGTCATTCTCACCGGCGTCTACAGCAATCCGGCAACTGCCAACTTAGATGGCATTTACATGACCTCAGCGGCCTTTTCAACCGTCATTAGTTGGTTTCCTGCAATCTTAGCGATTTCTGTTTTCCTGTTTGCTTTCTCAACGATGATTTCTTGGAGTTACTACGGGGAAAGAGCTTGGGCGTATCTATTTGGGGAAAATACAACAATTTTTTACAAGGCACTGTTCGTAATCTGCGTCTTCATCGGCTCAGTGGTGAACCTGCGCTCAGTGCTTGACTTCAGCGACATGATGATCTTAACGATGGCGTTCCCTAATATGTTGGGCGGCTTCCTCTTATCTGGAAAGGTGGCAGCTGATCTCAAGAATTATATGGATCGTCTCAATCGTGGGGAGATGCCGGTTTATAAGTAG
- a CDS encoding Cof-type HAD-IIB family hydrolase — MQKMIDITSAVNRANTAGIDATDIQLLVLDIDGTIAGVSNEISEPVKQAIKAAQRKGVQVAVATGRMYCSALRFYEEIGSTLPLITYQGALIKDPATQHLHRHLRVSQPLALQLLDYFELPELRSLLSIHCYVDDRLYVRELTPASIAYGERTGVQPIPVGDLRQFLTIEPTKILALCDDPAVIDQLLGTLRGRYTPAELYLTKSVATFFEATHPAVNKGEAVRYLAEEILGLPASSVMTIGDNFNDVEMLVYAGLGVAMGNAPAEVKAVAKWVAPSVEQDGAAAAIEAFLL, encoded by the coding sequence ATGCAAAAGATGATAGATATCACATCTGCAGTTAACCGAGCAAATACTGCCGGTATTGATGCTACAGACATTCAACTTTTAGTGCTCGATATTGATGGCACCATTGCCGGGGTGTCGAATGAAATAAGCGAGCCGGTGAAGCAAGCAATTAAGGCAGCTCAGAGGAAAGGTGTCCAAGTGGCAGTTGCAACTGGGCGGATGTACTGCTCAGCTTTACGCTTCTATGAGGAAATTGGCTCGACTCTCCCTTTAATAACCTATCAGGGAGCGCTGATTAAAGATCCCGCAACCCAACACCTTCACCGGCACTTGCGAGTTTCTCAACCACTTGCGTTACAGCTGCTGGACTATTTTGAGTTGCCCGAACTGCGATCCCTGCTTTCTATTCACTGTTATGTGGATGACCGGCTTTATGTGCGCGAACTCACCCCAGCCAGCATCGCTTATGGCGAACGCACCGGCGTACAGCCCATTCCAGTTGGGGACTTGCGTCAATTTCTGACAATTGAACCAACCAAAATTTTAGCGCTGTGTGATGATCCCGCCGTCATTGACCAGTTGCTAGGAACGTTGCGCGGACGCTACACGCCGGCTGAGCTTTACTTAACCAAATCAGTCGCCACTTTTTTTGAAGCCACTCACCCAGCCGTAAATAAAGGCGAAGCGGTTCGTTACCTCGCTGAGGAGATACTGGGCTTGCCGGCTTCTAGCGTGATGACGATTGGCGATAACTTTAATGATGTCGAAATGCTTGTTTATGCCGGCCTTGGTGTAGCGATGGGTAATGCGCCGGCAGAAGTGAAGGCTGTGGCTAAATGGGTTGCTCCAAGCGTCGAGCAAGACGGTGCAGCGGCAGCGATTGAGGCGTTTTTGCTATAA
- a CDS encoding tetratricopeptide repeat-containing serine protease family protein: MKKIRYWLLFYSIFTLSLTGCSSVKKLSAGVTKLITPPHIAKLTPSLVLITHGKREGNGTGFFVAGEKNVCTVLTTRHVIGMSSQVQLQTHDLKVWGANKVRLFPNHDLALVMFDFGSQGCPYKALELGNSDSFKVGDNAYIFGFAKEINSEKITQQFASSRVLIKQDVTDGYAISYTAMTAEGMSGSPVFDKIGKVVAVQGLSGAEVSFIMAFRPGGKLSQKPPSGVNINFDKLGGETPDSKWAIPINTYLANVHKLPASDVSSTQSAKEWVKIGNDFQTYRLEEDSLAAYDKAIQIKSDFADAWDGRGGALFNLQRYEAAVAAYDKAIQIKSGFAQAWFFRGLALYHLKRYEDAIASYDKAIQIKPDYRSVWFFRGNALYDLKRYKDAVASYDKAIQVNPNNGMAWFKRGNALSDLKRYEDAVASYDKVIQVDSGFSQTAWFKRGNALSDLKRYEDAVASYDKAIKLRLNDADAWYNQGLALSKLKRYKQAVASYDKAIQIKSDFANAWYNRGGVLSDLKRYGDAVASYDKAIQIKPDFADAWFFRGGVLYDLKRYKDAVASYDKAIQIQPNDADAWFGRSIVLVLLGRNQEALESVEKGLKINPNVQYAQELRKTILQQLGR; this comes from the coding sequence ATGAAGAAAATTCGGTACTGGTTGCTTTTCTACAGCATTTTTACTTTATCTCTCACGGGCTGTAGTAGTGTAAAAAAATTATCTGCCGGTGTTACCAAGCTAATTACTCCCCCTCATATTGCCAAATTAACTCCCAGTCTTGTGCTAATTACCCACGGGAAAAGAGAGGGAAATGGCACCGGATTTTTTGTGGCTGGAGAAAAGAATGTCTGCACAGTGCTAACCACACGTCATGTCATTGGGATGAGTAGCCAAGTGCAACTACAAACCCATGACTTGAAAGTTTGGGGAGCTAACAAAGTTCGACTTTTCCCCAATCATGATTTAGCGTTGGTAATGTTCGATTTCGGCAGCCAAGGTTGCCCTTACAAAGCTCTTGAATTGGGCAATTCTGATAGTTTCAAAGTAGGCGATAATGCCTACATTTTTGGATTTGCTAAAGAGATAAATAGTGAAAAAATAACCCAGCAATTTGCTTCCAGTCGTGTATTAATAAAGCAAGACGTAACTGATGGTTATGCTATTTCTTATACTGCCATGACTGCTGAGGGAATGAGTGGGAGTCCTGTGTTTGATAAAATCGGCAAGGTGGTGGCAGTCCAAGGACTTTCTGGGGCAGAAGTTTCTTTTATAATGGCATTCAGACCGGGTGGCAAGCTATCACAAAAACCACCGTCGGGAGTCAATATTAACTTTGATAAGCTGGGAGGAGAAACTCCCGATAGTAAGTGGGCAATTCCCATTAATACATATCTAGCAAATGTTCATAAGCTTCCTGCTAGTGATGTTAGTAGTACACAAAGTGCCAAAGAGTGGGTGAAGATCGGCAATGATTTTCAGACGTATCGATTGGAAGAAGATTCGCTTGCTGCTTATGACAAGGCAATTCAAATTAAATCTGACTTTGCTGATGCTTGGGATGGCCGAGGCGGTGCGCTATTTAACTTGCAACGCTACGAAGCTGCGGTTGCTGCTTATGACAAGGCAATTCAAATAAAGTCTGGCTTTGCTCAGGCTTGGTTTTTCCGAGGCTTGGCGCTATATCACTTGAAACGCTACGAAGATGCGATTGCTTCTTATGACAAGGCAATTCAAATTAAACCTGACTATCGTTCGGTTTGGTTTTTCCGAGGCAATGCGTTATATGACTTGAAACGCTACAAAGATGCGGTAGCTTCTTATGACAAGGCAATTCAAGTTAATCCTAACAATGGTATGGCTTGGTTTAAGCGAGGCAATGCGCTATCTGACTTGAAACGCTATGAAGATGCGGTTGCTTCTTATGACAAAGTGATTCAAGTTGATTCTGGCTTTTCTCAGACGGCTTGGTTTAAGCGAGGCAATGCGCTATCTGACTTGAAACGCTATGAAGATGCGGTAGCTTCTTATGATAAGGCGATTAAACTTCGCCTTAACGATGCTGATGCTTGGTATAACCAAGGCTTGGCGCTAAGCAAGTTAAAGCGCTACAAGCAAGCAGTTGCTTCTTATGACAAAGCGATTCAAATTAAGTCTGACTTTGCAAATGCTTGGTATAACCGAGGCGGTGTGCTATCTGACTTAAAACGCTACGGAGATGCAGTTGCTTCTTATGACAAGGCGATTCAAATTAAGCCGGACTTTGCTGATGCTTGGTTTTTCCGAGGCGGTGTGCTATATGACTTGAAACGTTACAAAGATGCGGTAGCTTCTTATGACAAGGCAATTCAAATTCAGCCTAATGATGCTGATGCTTGGTTTGGACGCAGCATAGTGCTAGTTTTATTGGGACGAAATCAAGAAGCGCTTGAGTCTGTGGAGAAGGGGCTGAAAATTAATCCCAACGTTCAATACGCCCAAGAATTACGAAAAACTATTCTACAACAGTTAGGGCGCTAA
- a CDS encoding response regulator — protein MASHKILVIDDSKVIRVRVREMLPPGNFEVLEAKDGEEGLKLIRQARPNLIMLDFLLPKVSGWEVFQQIQSNAELRSIPLVLMSGRKEEVTEKIQEPFKHFAFIEKPFEKKTLIEAIKLAMKIAPKAPPAAAAPAGAAAPAAAASGDSSADVQALKQQMAKMQAEIDGLKKQITQIMTFIKQKMK, from the coding sequence GTGGCAAGTCACAAGATCCTGGTTATCGATGATAGTAAGGTCATTCGGGTGCGAGTTCGAGAAATGTTACCGCCTGGTAACTTTGAAGTCCTAGAAGCGAAAGATGGCGAAGAAGGACTCAAGCTAATCCGTCAGGCACGCCCCAATTTGATTATGTTAGATTTCCTCCTGCCTAAAGTGAGCGGTTGGGAAGTGTTTCAGCAGATCCAATCGAATGCTGAACTACGAAGCATTCCTCTGGTGTTAATGTCGGGGCGTAAAGAGGAAGTTACGGAGAAAATTCAGGAACCGTTTAAGCATTTTGCCTTTATCGAAAAGCCTTTTGAGAAGAAAACGCTGATTGAGGCGATCAAATTGGCAATGAAGATTGCGCCAAAAGCACCGCCAGCCGCAGCCGCGCCGGCAGGCGCAGCCGCACCAGCAGCGGCAGCTTCAGGTGATTCTTCTGCAGATGTTCAGGCACTGAAGCAGCAAATGGCCAAAATGCAGGCTGAAATTGATGGCTTGAAGAAACAAATCACTCAGATTATGACGTTCATTAAACAAAAAATGAAGTAG